The following nucleotide sequence is from Achromobacter spanius.
GGCCACGGCTTCCAGGCACAGCTTCTGGATGTCTTCCCAGCCAATCTGCGGCTTCATCAGCATCTTTTCGGCCGAACGCACGACACGCTGGCAGTGCAGGTCCAGGTCAGGCGTGAGGCCACGGAAGGCCCGCGCACCGTCAAAAACCATGCTGGCCATCCAGAAGGCGTGGTCGGCCGGGCCGAGCAGTTTGGGGTTTTCAGTGGTCCAGTGACCGTCGTGCCAAAACAGGGCGTCCATGTTGGAATCTTCCTTCGCTTGAATCGGGGGGCGCCGACTTGGCGCCGAAACGTCAGGATACAGGAGGCGGCTGGCGTCAGCGGCCGGCCGCCTTTGGAAAATCTACTCCTTTTGCAGCGCCGCCTGCACGCGGTCCGCCACGTCCGCGGGCATCCATTGCCGCCAGACCTGGCCGTACTGTTTCAGGAAATAGCGCGCCGCGTCTTCGGGTTCCTTACCTTCGTTTTCCAGCCAGCCCAGCGTGGCGTCGATGGCGTCGTCAGGCACCGTCAGCTTGGTGAGGAATTCGGTGACCTTCGGCGCCTGCTTGGCAAACGCCGCATTGACGCCGGTGACCACGGGGTTGGGCTTGAATTCCGTGGCGACGGGGTTGGCGCACTTGGGGTCAGTCATGCAGGTGTAGGCGGTCTGGTCGAAGGCGGGGAGTTCCAGCTTCACCAGGTCCAGCGCGCCGACCAGCGAAGTGGGCGTCCAGTAATAGAAGACGATGTCGCGCTTGCGCTTGTAGGCCGACACGATGGCGGCCTTCTGCGCGGCGCCGGAGCCCGGCGCGAACAGCGAATAATCCTTGTCCAGCTTCAGCGCGCGCAGCAGATTGTCGTTCAGGGTGCCGCAGGCCCAGCCGGCTGGGCAGCCATAGATGCGGCCGCGTCCCGGGTCTTCGGGGTCGATGAATACCTCTTTGAAGCGCGTCAGGTCAGAGGCGGACTTCAAGTCGGGATGGCGCTCGGCCGTGTAGCGCGGGATATACCAGCCTTCGCCTGCGTCGTACACATGGCCCACGCCCAGCACCTTGCCGCTGGCCAGCGCCTTCTTCCAGGCGCCTTCGATCTGGCCGGGCCAGACTTCTGGCGTCACGTCCACGTCACCGCGCTGCAATGCCGCCAGCATCGGCAGCGTTTCGCCGATTTCAACGGTGGTCTTGCAACCGTAGCCGTGCTCCAGCACGTAGCGTTCGATGCCGGCCAGCACCAGGTTGGACTCCCAGTTCAGGCCGCTGAAGCGGACTGGGCGGTCGACTTCACAAGTTGGGGCGGAGGGTGGGGAGGCGGCTGCCGCGGGGGCGATAAACGCCGCGGCCAATGCAACTGCGCCAAGAACGGGGGCAAACGGATGCGGGTTGCGCATGGTCAGGCACCTGTGGAGTGGGGTGCGTTTTATTGTAAGCGTGGAAACCGGCGCCAAATGCCAACGGGGCCGCGTGATGCGACCCCGTTGAAATCGTGCGTTGTGGTTCAGGCGCGAGCGGCGCGGCGCTTGTCGATGAACGCGCCTAGCTCGCCCACGATGCCGCGCCGGAACGCCAGCACGCAGATCACGAAGATCAGGCCGATCACGATGGTGACGGATTCACCCAGGCGCAGGAACCATTCCACGCCGGTCAGGTTGGCCATCATCTGGCCGAAGTCGCCGACCTTGTTCTCCAGCAGCACCACGATGAAGGCGCCCAGAATGGGGCCGGTCAAGGTGCCCAGCCCGCCGATCAGCGTCATCAGGATGACCAGCCCGGACATCTGCCAGGTGGCGTCCGACAGGGTGGCCGATACGAACACCAGCGTCTTGGTGGCGCCTGCCAGTCCGGCCAGTGCGGCCGACAGGACAAAGGCCAGCAGCTTGAAGCGATCGACGTCATAGCCCAGCGAAATGGCGCGCGGCTCGTTTTCGCGCAGCGCTTGCAGCACCTGTCCGAACGGTGAATTCACCGTGCGCCAGATGATGAAATAGCCGATGACGAAGATGGCCATCACCAGGTAGTACAGGTTGATGTCCTTGGACAGGTCGATGAACCCGAACAGGGTGCCGCGTGGCACGCTTTGCAGGCCGTCTTCGCCGCCAGTGAAGCTGGCCTGCAGGAAGAAGAAGAAGACCATTTGCGCCAGCGCCAGCGTGATCATGGCGAAGTAGATGCCGCTGCGCCGGATGGCGATCGCGCCCATGGCCAGCCCCAAGAGCGCCGCCACGCCCACGCCGAACAGCAGGCCGATTTCGGTGGGAAAGCCCCAGACCTTCATCGCATGCCCGGCCGCGTAGGCCGCGCTGCCCAGGAAGGCCGCATGCCCGAACGACAGCAGACCGGTAAACCCCAGCAGCAAGTTGAATGCGCAGGCGAAAAGCGCGTAGCACATGATCTTCATGACGAAGATCGGGTACACCCCAAGAAAGGGAAGAGCGGCCACCACGACGGCCAGTACCGCATAGCCCAGGAATTGACGATTCATTTTTCTTTTCCGAACAGCCCGGCCGGGCGGATCAACAGAACAATGGCCATGATGATGAACACGACGGTGCTGGAGGCTTCGGGCCAGAACACCTTTGTCAGTCCTTCAATCACACCCAGGCCCAGACCAGTGACGATGGCGCCCATGATGGACCCCATGCCGCCAATCACGACCACGGCGAACACGACGATGATGAGGTTGGACCCCATCAGCGGAGAAATCTGCAGCACGGGCGCCGCCAACACGCCGGCAAAGCCCGCCAGCGCCACGCCGAAACCATAGGTCAGCGTGATCATGCGAGGTACGTTCACGCCGAAAGCCTCGACCAGGCGCGGGTTTTCGGTGCCGGCGCGCAGCAGGGCGCCCAGGCGGGTGCGTTCGATCACGAACCAGGTCGCCATGCAGACCACCACCGACGCCACCACGACCCAGCCGCGGTAGTTCGGCAGGATCATGAAGCCCAGGTTGGTCGCGCCGCGCAGCGCATCGGGTGTGGGGTAGGGTTGGCCCGACACGCCGTAGAAGCTGCGGAACAGCCCCTCGATCAGCAAGGTCAGCCCGAAGGTCATCAGCAGCCCGTAAAGGTGGTCCAGCTTGTACAGGTGCTTGAGCAAAAGCTTTTCAATGATGATGCCGAACAGCCCGACGACCAAGGGCGCCAGAATCAACATCACCCAGTAGTTCAACCCCAGGTACGACAGCCCCATCCAGGCGACGAACGCGCCCAGCATGTAGAGCGCGCCGTGCGCGAAGTTGATGACGTTCAGCAGCCCGAAGATCACGGCAAGCCCGAGCGACAGCATGGCATAGAAGGAACCGTTGACCAGGCCCAGTAATAGCTGGCCAAGCAAGGCCTGTATGGGGATGCCAAAAAGGTCAGTCATCTTGAGAAAATCCTGCGCGTACGGATGGAAGCGAGCAAATTCAAGGTGCGGCCACGGCCTGGGCCAGGCCGCACCTTGGTGTCACATGAGCCGAGAATTACTTCTTGACCAGCTTGCAGGTGGATTCGGACAACTTGGTATAGACCTCGTCGCCGGGCAGCGTCGCCACAACCTTGTAGTAGTCCCACGGGGCCTTGGATTCGGCCGGCGTCTTGACCTGCATCAGGTACATGTCGTGGACCATGCGGCCGTCTTCGCGTACGTGGCCGTTCTGGGCAAAGAAGTCATTGACCTTGTTCGACTTCATCCATTTCATGATGGTGTCGCCGTCGTCCGAGCCCGAAGCCTTGACGCCGTTCAGGTAGAACATGGCGGCGGAATAGTCACCGGCCTGCAGCATCGACGGCTTGCGGCCGACCTTGCTTTCAAACTTCTTGCTCCAGGCGCGCGAGGCGTCGTTCAGGTCCCAGTACCAGCCCGTGGTCAGGTACATGTTCTGGGTGGTCTTCAGGCCCAGCGCGTGGATGTCGTTGATGAACACCAGCAAGCCGGCCATCTTCATCGTCTGCGTCACGCCGAATTCGTTCGCGGCCTTGACGGAATTGCTGAAGTCGCCGCCCGCATTGGCCAGGCCCAGGATCTGTGCCTTGGAGGCCTGGGCCTGCAGCAGGAACGAGGAGAAGTCGGCGGTGCCCAGCGGTGCCCGTACTTCGCCCTTGATTTCACCGCCGGCGTCTTTGACGACCTTGATCGTGTCGCGTTCAAGCGCATGGCCGAACGCATAGTCAGCGGTCAGGAAGAACCAGCTCTTGCCGCCGTCTTTCACCACGGCGGAACCCGTGCCGCGCGCCAGTGCCACGGTGTCGTAGGCATAGTGCACGGTGTAGGGCGAACATTGGGCGTTGGTCAGGTCGGAAGCGCCGGCGCCGATGGCGATGAACGGCTTCTTCTTCTCGGCGGCCACGGCCGCCATGGCCAGGCTGGTGGCAGAATTCGTACCGGCGATGATGACATCGACCTTCTGTTGGTCGAACCATTCGCGGGCGCGGGACGACGCGATGTCGGCCTTGTTCTGGTGGTCGGCGGAGACGACTTCGATCTTCTTGCCGTTGATCGACCCGCCCATCTCGTCGACCGCCATGCGGATCGCGTCCAGACCGGCCTTGCCGTCGATGTCTGAATAGACACCCGACATGTCGGTGATGAAGCCGATGCGGATGACATCGTCGGAGATACCTTGCGCGTGGGCGGTTGCCCCTGCAAATCCCAGGCCCGCCATGGCCAGTGCAGCAGTGATGGTGTGCAGCTTCATGGGATGACTCCTCTTCCCTACGGTGTAGTGTTGCCGGGGTTCCGGCGGATGACAGGTTGTTTTAGACGCCCAGCAATTCGTTGAGCGTGTCCTGTTTTTCTGAAAGTTCTGCGGCTTCGAAATGCTCGACGATCTGCCCGTGCTCCATGACATAGAAGCGATCGGCCAGCGGAGCCGCGAAGCGGAAATTCTGTTCCACCATGACGATGGTGTATCCGCGCTGCTTCAGGGCCGTGATCATGCGGGCCAGCGCCTGCACGATGACGGGCGCCAGGCCTTCCGAGATTTCGTCCAATAGCAGCAGGTTGGCGCCGGTGCGCAAGATGCGCGCTACCGCCAGCATCTGCTGTTCACCGCCCGACAAGCGCGTGCCCGGAGAATTCCGGCGCTCTTGCAGGTTGGGGAACATGTCGTAGATTTCGGCCAGCGACATGCCGCCGCCCAGCGAACCGACCACGGGGGGCAGCAGCAGGTTTTCTTCGCAGGACAAGCTGGCGAAGATGCCGCGTTCTTCGGGGCAATAGCCCACGCCCAGGTGGGCAATCTTATAAGTGGGCAGGTCGATGGCTTCGGTGCCATGGATGCGCACCGAACCCTTGCGGGATCCGGTCAGACCCAGAATGGCCCGCAGCGTCGTGGTGCGGCCGGCGCCATTGCGGCCCAGCAACGTGACCACTTCGCCTTGTCCCACGCGCATATCCACGCCGTGCAGGATATGCGATTCCCCGTACCAGGCTTGCAAGCCCGAGATTTCGAGTGCCGGGGTGCTCATGCGTGCGCTCCTTGAAGTTCGCCGTCGGTGGTGCCCATATAGGCCTGCATCACGGCGGGGTGGCGCGAGACTTCGGCATACGAGCCCTCTGCCAGCACCGCGCCGCGCGACAGCACGGTGATGGTGTTGGCGATGGAGGACACGACGTTCATGTTGTGTTCCACCATCAGGATCGTGCGCCCGGCGCTGACGCGCTTGATCAACTGCGTGACGCGGTGCACGTCTTCGTGCCCCATGCCCTGAGTGGGCTCGTCAAGCAGCATCAGTTCGGGTTCCATGGCCAGCGTCGTGGCGATTTCCAGCGCGCGCTTGCGGCCATACGGCAGGTTCACCGTGGTTTCGTCCGCGAAGGCGCCCAGGTCCACTTGTTCAAGCAGCGCGCGGGCGGGCTCGTTCAACGAGGCCAGCCGCTTGTCGCTTTGCCAGAAGTGGAACGACAACCCGGTCTTGCGCTGCAGACCGATGCGCACGTTCTCAAGCACGGTCAGGTGAGGGAACACCGCCGATATCTGGAACGAACGGATGATGCCGCGCCGCGCGATCTGCGCGGGACGTTCGCCCGTAATGTCGATGCCGTTGAACTTGATGGTTCCCGACGTGGGCGATAAAAACTTGGTAAGCAGGTTGAAGCATGTCGTCTTGCCCGCGCCGTTTGGCCCGATCAATGCATGAATCTCGCCCCGCTTGATACGCAAATCGACCCCATTGACCGCGACGAATCCGCGGAACTCCTTGGTGAGGCCTTTTGTCTCCAGGATTGTGTCATCCATGTTCGCTGCACCAGCGTTGTATTTATATGGTCTCTGCCTGCCGTCATTGCGCCAAGCCCCCGCAGGGCGGAAATCCTAACGATCTTTCGTAGTTTTCCGATGAGTTGCCGGCGAGTATGCGGACGTCGCAATCAAAATTCCATGAGGGTTTTACATAGGTTTTGCAGTGCGGAAAGGGCAATTGTCGGCAGGCCGACAATACGTGCGCCGCAAGGCGGGAAAACCCTTTTTACTGAGCAATGCGTTGCAGCAAAACCGCTTTGATGTGCGTGACCCGTAGGATGGGTGCAGCGCGCGAAGCCCTACAAAAAAAACTGATGAATGCCGCGCGAAACCCATCAAGCAGCGGTGAATATTAAGAATATTCAGCCACAGCACAACGTCCATGTGATGGGTTTCGCGCGAACGAAATCAGTGTTCTTGGCGCAGGCCTTGGCGCGCTACACCCATCCTACGACTTGCACGAAGCAAGCCTAGATCACGCCACCGTCTTCTGCTTGAATTCGCACAAGTCCGAGATTCCGCATTGCGGGCATTTTGGCGTACGCGCCACACAGATGTAGCGGCCGTGCAGGATCAGCCAGTGATGCGCGTCCTGGATGTATTCGCGGGGAACGAACTTCACGAGTTTGTCTTCAACTTCCAACACGTTCTTGCCTGGCGCGATACCCGTGCGATTCGACACGCGGAAAATGTGCGTGTCCACCGCCATCGTGGGTTGGCCGAACGCCGTGTTGAGCACCACGTTGGCCGTTTTGCGGCCCACGCCGGGCAGCGATTCCAGTGCTTCACGCGTTTGCGGCACTTCGCCGCCGTGATGTTCAAGCAAGATCCGACAGGTGGCGATCGTGTTCTTGGCCTTGGTGCGATACAGCCCGATGGTCTTGATGAAATCGGACAAGCCTTCTTCGCCCAGTGCCAGCAGGGCTTCGGGCGTGCCGTACTGCGGGAAGAACTTGCGCGTAGCGATGTTGACGGACTTGTCGGTGGCTTGCGCCGACAACAGCACCGCGATCAGCAACTGAAACGGCGTGTCGTATTCCAGTTCGGTGGTGGGGTGCGGGTTTGCCGCTTGCAGGCGGGCGAAGATTTCACGGCGTTTGGCTGCGTTCATGACTGCGTGGGATTGCGGCGAGCCCGAGCACGGGCCAGCGCGGATTCAATGGCGGAGCGCTTGCGGTCTTCGCTTTGCGCGTCGTCGACTACCGGGGCGCTGGGGGCGGCGGGTGCTTCTGGCGCCATCAGACGCGCATTATCGGCGGCCAGGCGTTCAACGCGGGCCAGGTGGTTACGATGGCGCTGGCGGCTGATGCTGGCGTCCTGCGCGGTCCAGGCGCGTCCAGCGGGCACCATCTGAATACAGTCCACGGGACAGGGCGCCACGCACAGGTCGCAGCCGGTGCACCAATCGGCAAGCACGGTGTGCATGTGCTTGTTGGCGCCCACGATGGCATCCACGGGACAGGCCTGAATGCACAGCGTACAGCCGATGCAGTGCGATTCATCGATGCGAGCAACCAGCAGCGGACCCGGTTCGCCGCGCTCAAGGTCCAGCGGGAGGGCAGGCGTTTGCACCAGCGCGGCCAGCGCGGCGATGCCCTCATCGCCACCCGGCGGACAGCGGTTGATGGGTGCCGAGCCTTGCGCGATAGCCTCGGCATAAGGCCGACAGCCGTCATAGCCGCACTTGGTACATTGCGTCTGAGGCAGCAAAGCGTCAACACGGTCCGCAAGCAAACGAGAATTCATGATGTGCAACAAAAAAACGTAGGATGGGTGGAGCGCGGCACCACCAAGGCAAGAACCCAATCCCCAAACGCGCGCAACCCATCAAGCAGCGCCGGCACCAAGGCAACACTAGCCACAGCACCACCACACCCAACAAATAGCTCAACGCGCGCAATCCATCAAACCACGCAGGCGCCATGGCGACTTCCGCCACAGCACCCACCCATCTGATGAATTACGCGCGCTTGAGGCCCAAGACCAGGATCAGGGGCAGGCTTCGAGCTTAGCTAAGCCTAAGCCGATTGCCGGATGAATTCGGCAATTTTAGGACAGATCATTTCGCGCCAGCGGCGGCCCGAGAAAATCCCGTAATGGCCGCAGTTCGGCGCGGTGTAGTGCGACTTGCGCTCGGCCGGGATGTTCTTGCACAGCTTGATCGCCGCGCGGGTCTGGCCCTGGCCCGAGATATCGTCCAGCTCGCCTTCAATGGTGAAGAGAGCAACCTGCTTGATATCAGCAGGACGCACGGTCTGGCCGTCGACTTCCCAGGTACCGCTGGGCAGCGCGAAGTCCTGGAACACCATGCGGATCGTGTCCAGGTAGAACTCTGCCGGCATGTCCAGCACCGCGTTGTATTCGTCGTAGAAACGGCGGTGCGCCTCGGCGTCGCTGTCGTCGCCACGCAGCAGGTCCAGGTAGAACTCGTAATGCGACTTCATGTGGCGGTCCGGGTTCATGGCCATGAACCCGGCGTGCTGCAGAAAGCCCGGATACACCTTGCGGCCGGCGCCCGGATAGCGCGGCGGCACGGGGTGGATCACCTGGCTTTCAAACCAGGAATACGGCTTGGTTGTGGCCAGGCGATTCACCTGCGTGGGCGACTGGCGCGGGTCGATGGGGCCGCCCATCATCACCATGCTGCGCGGCTGGCAGGGGTCGTTGGCGGTGGCCATCAACGACACGGCGGCCAGCACCGGCACGGTGGGCTGGCAAACCGAAATGACGTGCACGTCCGGCCCCAGGTGCCGAATGAAATCCTGCACGTAGCGGACATAGTCGTTCAGGTGGAACGGCCCCGCCGACAGGGGCACCATGCGGGCGTCGACCCAATCCGTCACGTAGACATCATGGGCGGGCAGCAAGGCGCGCACCGTGTCACGCAGCAAGGTCGCGTGGTGGCCCGAAAGCGGGGCAACCAGCAGAACCTTCGGGTCATCCTTGTTGGCGCCGCGAACGTCGCGATGAAAGTGCACCAGACGGCAAAAGGGCTTGTCCAGCGCAACGGCTTCGGTCACGTGGACCGATTTGCCGTTGATGTCGGTGGCGGGCAGATTCCAGGCGGGCTTCTGGTATTCCTTGCCGATACGGGTCATCAACTCATACCCGGCGGCCATTTGGCGGGAAATCGGGGTGTAAGCGAGGGGGCTGTAGGGGCTGGAGAACAGTTGAGAACCGGCATCCGTGAATGCAGCGAACGGAGTCAGGAAGGCGCGCTGCATTTCGTGCAATTGGTACAGCATTTGGGATATGTCCTTCTGGGTCGTGCGTGTGACCCGATTATTGCGCCGCGGACTAAAGATATATCCAATCAGCCTAAAGAAACTGCCACAAGAACCGGGAATATGTTGCTAAAAAGAGACCCGTCATCCCATTACGCACCAGTTTAGGGCGTTTTTTGACCCTGCATAGAGACTAAACGGAGGATTTATGCACTACGCCGGGCCGTGCGGGGTCACCAGTAATTTTCCACCGCCAGGTTGCCGGGAATGCCCCGACGGCCAGGCTTGAAACCGCGTTCGCCCAGCAGCTTGCGGGCGTCCGCCAGCATGTCCGGATTGCCGCAAAGCATGACCTTCGCCTGCTCGGGATCCAGCGGCAGCCCGGCCAATTGCTCAAGCCTGCCATCGGCGATCAGGGTGGTCAGGCGTTCCTGCGGCATGCCGGGCAGCGCTTCGCGGGTAGCGATGGGCAGGTATACGAGCTTGCGCGGATCGGCCGCGAACAGCGGCGCCAGATCCGGTTGCTTGCGCCAGGATTCGATTTCTTCGCGGTAAGCCAGTTCCGCCTTGGTGCGCACGCCATGCACCAGGATGATGCGGCGATAGGCGCGCCACGTTGCGGGGTCGCGCAGGATGGACAGATAGGCCGACAGCCCCGTGCCGGAGGCCAGCAGCCACAGGTCGCCGCCCGGTGTGAAGCGCTCCAGGGTCAGGAACCCGTAGGGGGCTTTTTCCACGTACAGCGCGTCACCCGGTTGCAATTGCGCCATGCGCGGGCTGAACAGGCCATCGGGGACCACGATGGAATAGAACTCCAGCCCGGACTCATGCGGGGCCGACACCATCGAATACGCGCGCCAGAGCGTGGGCGGGCCGTCGGGATCATCGGCGCTTGGCAAACCGACCCGGGCAAACTGGCCCGGCAGGAACGTGTACCCGGCGTCGCGCGTCACGCGCAAGGAGAACAGCTTGTCGGGCACCCAGGTATGGACGTGGGTTACGGTCTGGCGCGTGTATTTGGAGTCGTCGGTCATCGGGGCATCGCGCGAGGCCGGCCGCCAAAGGGACGCCGGCGCTCGTGGATTATTTTTCCAGGTATTGCAGCTTGTCCTGCTTGCCGTTCCATTCGTCGGCGTCCGGCAGGGGCTTCTTGGCGCGGCTGATGCTGGCGAACTCGGGCGAGAGTTCAGCGTTCAGCGCGATGAAATTCATCTGGTCCTGGGGCACATCTTCTTCGGCGTAGATGGCATTGGCCGGGCATTCCGGGATGCAGACGGCGCAGTCGATGCATTCGTCAGGATCGATCACGAGGAAGTTCGGACCCTCACGAAAACAGTCCACCGGGCACACATCAACGCAATCGGTGTACTTGCACTTAATACAGTTTTCGGTGACAACGTGGGTCATTCAGGAACTCCGGGATCGGCGGCTTTTGTGTCTTGTTGGGCGGATTTTACCCAATGCGCGCCCGATGTGCCGGTAATACCCGTATTGACATCGTGGCCCATGGCCCTGAACCCCGTGTTCTCTATGCTATGGTGTCGCGAAACGATACGCGCAACCATGATAATCACCTCGCTGCTCGACACCGATCTGTATAAATTCAGCATGATGCAGGTGGTACTGCATCAGTTTCCCGCTGCACAGGTCGAGTACCGTTACAAGTGCCGCACCGCTGGGGCCGACCTGCGCCCCTATCTGGATGAAATCCGCGAAGAGGTGCACCAGCTTTGCCAGTTGCGCTTCACCCAGGACGAACTGGATTACCTGGGCGGCTTGCGCTTCATCAAAAGTGACTTCGTCGACTTCCTCGGCTTGTTCCACCTGCCCGAGCGTTGCATCCACATCAGCGAAGGCGACGCGCCCGGCGAGATCTCGATTGAAGTGAAAGGCCCCTGGCTGCACACGATTCTGTTCGAGATCCCGGTGCTGGCCATCGTCAACGAGGTCTACTTCCGCAACACCCGCAAGAACCCCGATTGGGAAGAGGGCCGCCAACGCCTGCAGTCCAAGATGCATCTGGTGCTGGACGACCCCGCGCTGGCCGATTTCCGCGTGGCCGAATATGGTACGCGCCGCCGCTTCTCGAAGGTCTGGCACCAGGAAGTGGTGTCCACCATGAAGGCCCAGATGGGCGAGCACTTCGCTGGCACCAGCAATGTGTTGCTGGCCAAGCAGCATGAAGTGCTGCCGTTGGGCACGATGGGCCACGAATACCTGCAAGCCTGCCAGGCGTTGGGCCCGCGCCTGCGCGATTCGCAGGTGTTCGCGCTGGAAGTCTGGGCGAAGGAATACCGTGGCGACCTGGGCATTGCCCTGTCGGACGTCTACGGCATGGACGCCTTCCTGCGCGACTTCGACATGTATTTCTGCAAGCTCTTCGACGGCGCCCGCCATGATTCCGGCGACCCCTTCGTCTGGGGCGAACGGCTGCTTGAGCACTACCGCAAGAACCGCGTGGACCCGCGCGCCAAGACGCTGGTGTTCTCGGATTCGTTGACGTTCCCGCGCGCCATCGAGCTGGCGCGCCAGTTCGCCGGGCGCTGCAAGGTGTCGTTCGGCATTGGCACCAACCTGACCAACGACCTGGGCCACGAGCCGCTGCAGATCGTCATGAAGATGGTCCGCTGCAACGGGCAACCGGTGGCCAAGGTGTCCGACGCGCCTGAAAAGACCATGTGCGACGATCCCGCCTACCTGGCGTATTTGCGCCAGGTGTTCCAGCTACCGCCCGCCTGAGGGCGGCTCGGGGTACATTGCTGGCTTCCTTGTTTTGATCCACCCACCACTTGAATCTAGGGGAATATTCATGAGCAGCATCAAGCGCTTCCACGTCGCCAAGCGCCTGTCGGACATGGCCGTGTACAACGGTGTCGCGTACCTGGCAGGCCAGGTGCCGGACGACGCCAAGCTGGACATCACCGGCCAGACCGAGCAAGTGCTCGCCACGATCGACCGCCTGCTGGCCGAAGCTGGCACCGACAAGACCAAGATCCTGATGGCCCAGATCTACGTGGCCAACATCAAGGAATTCGACGGCATGAACAAGGCCTGGGACGCGTGGGTCGCTGACGGCAATTCGCCTCCGCGCGCCACCGTCGAAGCCCGTTTGGCCAATCCCGACTTCAAGGTCGAGATCATCGTGACGGCCGCGATCTAAGCGAACCCCGCTCGCTTGCGAAAAGCCCTTCGGCATGCCGAAGGGCTTTTTCTTGCGCGCTCACGATGGGGGACCCCCGGTCCGACGCGCCGTCAGCCGCCCCAGGTCAGCCACCCATCAACACCGTCGCCGCCAACAGCCCGCCCAGTTCCTCGCACCGATCCAGATCCGCCTGGGGCACCACCTTCTCGGCCCAGATCTGCTCGCCCGTTTGCGCGCCCAGGTTGACGATCAAGGCGGGCGCTACGGCCTTCAGCCGCCAGCCGGTGCAAATCCGCTCAAGCTGCCGCGCCGCTCCCGTGCCGTCGCTGCCGGCGCTGATGGCGCAGGCGTAAGGCAGCCCCTGGATACGATCCAGCACGGCGTAGTAATTGCGGTCGAAAAACTCTTTCATCTCCCCGCTCAGGCTGGCCAGGTTTTCCGGCGCGCAGAACAGATAGCCCTGGCTGGCCAGCAGGGCGTTGGCCTCGACGTCGGCCGCACGACGCAGCACGACGCGCAAGTCGTCCGCCTGTTCCAGTTGCGCCGCGGCCGCTGCCGCGCCCCGGGCGGCGGCTTCGGCCATTTGCCGCGCGGCGCCAGTGCGTGAATGCCAGACGATCAGCAGTTGCTTCATGCGTAGCGTTCCAAGGTGTCTTGCCGGTAGTACGCCCGCAGCAGTGCATGCCATTCGGGCAAGGCTTGTTGCATGGGGGCCGGGTCCACAAAAAAGTGCTCGGAGCTGACGGCGAAGAATTCCGCTTCGTCCGTGGCGGCATACGGGTCCAGCGGCAGTTGGCCGTACCAGGCGTCCGCGTCTTCGCTTTCGGGGTCCATGTCGTGCGGAATGGCGGCTTCGACGGCATCCAGCGCGGCAATGAAACGGTCCAGGCTGTCGTCCAACACGCGCCGCCAAACCTGCGGCTTCAGGTCGGGGTGGGCGGCCAGCGACGGCATGCCGTCCGCCATGCCCGAACGCAGGTCCAGCTTGTGGGCAAATTCGTGGATGATCACGTTGAAGCCGCCCTCGGACAACTGCGTGTCTTCCCAGGACAGCACCAGCGGGCCGCCTTCCCAGGCTTCGCCCGCCGCGTCTTCGATGAATTCATGGACCACGCCGTCATCGTCCTGGCGGGTGCGCGGAATGCGGAAGCTGGCGGGGTACACGATGATCTCGTCCCAGCCCTCATACAGTTCGGGTGACAGGTTCAGGATGGGCAGGCTGGCCTGGGCCGCGATCGACAGGCGCATGAAGTCCGAGACCTCAAGGCCTTGCGCGCCATTGATGGTTTTGCTGGCCAGCAGCCAGGC
It contains:
- a CDS encoding ABC transporter substrate-binding protein → MRNPHPFAPVLGAVALAAAFIAPAAAASPPSAPTCEVDRPVRFSGLNWESNLVLAGIERYVLEHGYGCKTTVEIGETLPMLAALQRGDVDVTPEVWPGQIEGAWKKALASGKVLGVGHVYDAGEGWYIPRYTAERHPDLKSASDLTRFKEVFIDPEDPGRGRIYGCPAGWACGTLNDNLLRALKLDKDYSLFAPGSGAAQKAAIVSAYKRKRDIVFYYWTPTSLVGALDLVKLELPAFDQTAYTCMTDPKCANPVATEFKPNPVVTGVNAAFAKQAPKVTEFLTKLTVPDDAIDATLGWLENEGKEPEDAARYFLKQYGQVWRQWMPADVADRVQAALQKE
- a CDS encoding ABC transporter substrate-binding protein, yielding MKLHTITAALAMAGLGFAGATAHAQGISDDVIRIGFITDMSGVYSDIDGKAGLDAIRMAVDEMGGSINGKKIEVVSADHQNKADIASSRAREWFDQQKVDVIIAGTNSATSLAMAAVAAEKKKPFIAIGAGASDLTNAQCSPYTVHYAYDTVALARGTGSAVVKDGGKSWFFLTADYAFGHALERDTIKVVKDAGGEIKGEVRAPLGTADFSSFLLQAQASKAQILGLANAGGDFSNSVKAANEFGVTQTMKMAGLLVFINDIHALGLKTTQNMYLTTGWYWDLNDASRAWSKKFESKVGRKPSMLQAGDYSAAMFYLNGVKASGSDDGDTIMKWMKSNKVNDFFAQNGHVREDGRMVHDMYLMQVKTPAESKAPWDYYKVVATLPGDEVYTKLSESTCKLVKK
- a CDS encoding ABC transporter ATP-binding protein, with amino-acid sequence MDDTILETKGLTKEFRGFVAVNGVDLRIKRGEIHALIGPNGAGKTTCFNLLTKFLSPTSGTIKFNGIDITGERPAQIARRGIIRSFQISAVFPHLTVLENVRIGLQRKTGLSFHFWQSDKRLASLNEPARALLEQVDLGAFADETTVNLPYGRKRALEIATTLAMEPELMLLDEPTQGMGHEDVHRVTQLIKRVSAGRTILMVEHNMNVVSSIANTITVLSRGAVLAEGSYAEVSRHPAVMQAYMGTTDGELQGAHA
- a CDS encoding branched-chain amino acid ABC transporter permease codes for the protein MNRQFLGYAVLAVVVAALPFLGVYPIFVMKIMCYALFACAFNLLLGFTGLLSFGHAAFLGSAAYAAGHAMKVWGFPTEIGLLFGVGVAALLGLAMGAIAIRRSGIYFAMITLALAQMVFFFFLQASFTGGEDGLQSVPRGTLFGFIDLSKDINLYYLVMAIFVIGYFIIWRTVNSPFGQVLQALRENEPRAISLGYDVDRFKLLAFVLSAALAGLAGATKTLVFVSATLSDATWQMSGLVILMTLIGGLGTLTGPILGAFIVVLLENKVGDFGQMMANLTGVEWFLRLGESVTIVIGLIFVICVLAFRRGIVGELGAFIDKRRAARA
- a CDS encoding ABC transporter ATP-binding protein, with protein sequence MSTPALEISGLQAWYGESHILHGVDMRVGQGEVVTLLGRNGAGRTTTLRAILGLTGSRKGSVRIHGTEAIDLPTYKIAHLGVGYCPEERGIFASLSCEENLLLPPVVGSLGGGMSLAEIYDMFPNLQERRNSPGTRLSGGEQQMLAVARILRTGANLLLLDEISEGLAPVIVQALARMITALKQRGYTIVMVEQNFRFAAPLADRFYVMEHGQIVEHFEAAELSEKQDTLNELLGV
- a CDS encoding branched-chain amino acid ABC transporter permease translates to MTDLFGIPIQALLGQLLLGLVNGSFYAMLSLGLAVIFGLLNVINFAHGALYMLGAFVAWMGLSYLGLNYWVMLILAPLVVGLFGIIIEKLLLKHLYKLDHLYGLLMTFGLTLLIEGLFRSFYGVSGQPYPTPDALRGATNLGFMILPNYRGWVVVASVVVCMATWFVIERTRLGALLRAGTENPRLVEAFGVNVPRMITLTYGFGVALAGFAGVLAAPVLQISPLMGSNLIIVVFAVVVIGGMGSIMGAIVTGLGLGVIEGLTKVFWPEASSTVVFIIMAIVLLIRPAGLFGKEK